The following are from one region of the Actinoplanes sp. L3-i22 genome:
- a CDS encoding EAL and HDOD domain-containing protein, with amino-acid sequence MEAVHVGRQPIFDAQGSIVAFELLFRGRMNDVASGRQDTYATSTVMINAFTEFGIAEVAGDRPCFINLTREFVTGRLPLPFGPEQVVLEVLETVAVDDEVIEGITALAEAGYKIALDDFVWGSGHEQLLGLASYVKLDLLDGDLSRLDEIVAACRKFPGLQLVAERLETEVEVAIADRYGMELRQGYALSRPQVLSTPSLSPSRLRRLELVAALMSPDVQLEKITSIIVSDPALALRVLRVSNSVAAGVVSRISSVRQAVMLVGLTRIRRWATLMVVDDVAEAPEGQLLTALTQARLCENLAPRFHADPGAAFVAGLVIGMARLMGFTPAAMGEQLPLTADVSDALTHGTGRLGQVLNAVRAYESGEPGSEDLAVPALDAMRWSTRTLTAAHRFNPKRRR; translated from the coding sequence ATGGAAGCAGTACACGTCGGCCGTCAGCCGATCTTCGACGCTCAAGGCTCGATCGTCGCCTTCGAGCTGCTCTTCCGTGGCCGGATGAACGATGTGGCGTCCGGCCGCCAGGACACCTACGCGACCAGCACGGTGATGATCAACGCATTCACCGAGTTCGGAATCGCCGAGGTGGCCGGTGATCGGCCGTGCTTCATCAACCTCACCCGTGAGTTCGTGACCGGACGGCTGCCGTTGCCGTTCGGCCCCGAACAGGTGGTGCTGGAGGTGTTGGAGACGGTCGCGGTGGACGACGAGGTGATCGAAGGGATCACCGCGCTGGCCGAAGCCGGCTACAAGATCGCCCTGGACGACTTCGTCTGGGGCTCCGGCCACGAGCAACTGCTCGGGCTGGCCTCCTACGTCAAGCTCGACCTGCTGGACGGCGACCTGAGCCGGCTCGACGAGATCGTCGCCGCCTGCCGCAAGTTCCCGGGTCTCCAACTGGTCGCCGAACGCCTGGAGACCGAGGTCGAGGTCGCCATCGCGGACCGTTACGGCATGGAACTGCGCCAGGGGTACGCCCTGAGCCGTCCCCAGGTGCTGAGCACGCCCAGCCTGTCGCCGTCCCGTCTGCGCCGTCTCGAACTCGTCGCGGCCCTGATGTCCCCGGACGTCCAGCTCGAGAAGATCACCTCGATCATCGTCAGCGACCCGGCCCTGGCCCTGCGCGTACTCCGGGTCAGCAACTCGGTCGCGGCCGGCGTGGTCAGCCGGATCTCCTCGGTCCGCCAGGCCGTCATGCTGGTCGGCCTGACCCGGATCCGCCGCTGGGCCACCCTGATGGTGGTCGACGACGTGGCCGAGGCCCCGGAGGGGCAACTGCTCACCGCGCTGACCCAGGCCCGCCTGTGCGAGAACCTGGCCCCGCGCTTCCACGCCGACCCGGGCGCCGCCTTCGTGGCCGGCCTGGTCATCGGCATGGCCCGCCTGATGGGCTTCACCCCGGCCGCCATGGGCGAACAACTCCCGTTGACCGCCGACGTCTCCGACGCCCTGACCCACGGCACCGGTCGCCTCGGCCAGGTCCTGAACGCGGTCCGAGCCTACGAATCCGGCGAACCCGGCTCAGAGGACCTGGCCGTCCCAGCCCTGGACGCCATGCGCTGGTCCACCCGAACCCTAACCGCCGCCCACCGCTTCAACCCCAAACGCCGCCGCTAG
- a CDS encoding long-chain fatty acid--CoA ligase, which translates to MLNLSVLLEDSARRHPERAAVVLGPQRLSYAQVEAAANQVANMLVARGIQPGDKVALSCPNLPYFPVIYYGILKAGAVVVPLNVLLKGREITYHLNDSEAKAYFCFQGTPELPMGAEGHAGFTGAPGCEQFFLVTADPAAASPIEGAETLGQALAGHGPVFETVLRAETDAAVILYTSGTTGQAKGAELSHSNLVLNALTCNRLFSSQPATDTHLLVLPLFHSFGSTVNMNAGFSVAATLVLLPRFEANAAVQLLQSENVTFFAGVPTMYWGLLNALSTNEDIDVERIARNMRVAVSGGSSLPVEIIKAVKERFGVTILEGYGLSETSPVATFSDPDGEPRPGSIGIPIWGVEVKLIDPEWNTVGGVDEVGEVAVRGHNIMNGYYNRPEATAEVMRNGWFRTGDLARRDKDGFYYIVDRAKDMIIRGGFNVYPREIEEVLITHDAVSLAAVIGVPHASHGEEVKAFVILHPGATVTEDELVAWGREQMASYKYPRIVKIVESLPMTATGKLLKRELS; encoded by the coding sequence ATGCTCAACCTCTCCGTTCTCCTGGAGGACAGCGCCCGCCGCCACCCCGAGCGCGCCGCCGTGGTGCTCGGCCCGCAACGCCTCAGCTACGCCCAGGTCGAGGCGGCCGCCAACCAGGTGGCGAACATGCTGGTGGCCCGCGGCATCCAGCCCGGCGACAAGGTGGCGCTCTCCTGCCCGAACCTGCCGTACTTCCCGGTGATCTACTACGGGATCCTCAAGGCCGGCGCGGTCGTGGTCCCGCTGAACGTGCTGCTCAAGGGCCGGGAGATCACGTACCACCTGAACGACTCGGAGGCGAAGGCGTACTTCTGCTTCCAGGGCACGCCCGAGCTGCCGATGGGCGCCGAGGGCCACGCCGGCTTCACCGGCGCCCCGGGCTGCGAGCAGTTCTTCCTGGTCACCGCGGACCCGGCAGCCGCCTCGCCGATCGAGGGGGCGGAGACGCTCGGGCAGGCCCTGGCCGGGCACGGGCCGGTCTTCGAGACCGTGCTGCGCGCCGAGACCGACGCCGCGGTGATCCTGTACACCAGCGGCACGACCGGGCAGGCCAAGGGCGCCGAGCTGTCCCACTCCAACCTGGTGCTGAACGCGCTGACCTGCAACCGGCTCTTCAGCTCGCAGCCGGCCACCGACACGCATCTGCTGGTGCTGCCGCTGTTCCACTCGTTCGGCTCGACGGTGAACATGAACGCCGGCTTCTCGGTCGCGGCCACCCTGGTGCTGCTGCCGCGCTTCGAGGCGAACGCCGCCGTGCAGCTGCTGCAGAGCGAGAACGTGACGTTCTTCGCCGGCGTCCCGACGATGTACTGGGGTCTGCTGAACGCGCTCAGCACGAACGAGGACATCGACGTGGAGCGGATCGCCCGCAACATGCGGGTGGCCGTCTCCGGTGGTTCCAGCCTGCCGGTCGAGATCATCAAAGCGGTCAAGGAGCGCTTCGGGGTCACCATTCTCGAGGGGTACGGCCTGTCCGAGACGTCCCCGGTCGCCACGTTCAGCGACCCGGACGGTGAGCCCCGCCCGGGTTCGATCGGCATCCCGATCTGGGGTGTCGAGGTGAAGCTGATCGACCCGGAGTGGAACACGGTCGGCGGCGTCGACGAGGTCGGCGAGGTCGCGGTGCGCGGGCACAACATCATGAACGGCTACTACAACCGGCCGGAGGCGACCGCCGAGGTGATGCGGAACGGCTGGTTCCGCACCGGTGACCTGGCCCGCCGGGACAAGGACGGCTTCTACTACATCGTCGACCGGGCCAAGGACATGATCATCCGGGGCGGCTTCAACGTGTACCCGCGGGAGATCGAAGAGGTGCTGATCACCCATGACGCGGTCTCGCTCGCCGCGGTGATCGGGGTGCCGCACGCCAGTCACGGCGAGGAGGTCAAGGCGTTCGTGATCCTCCACCCGGGCGCCACGGTGACCGAGGACGAGCTGGTGGCGTGGGGCCGGGAGCAGATGGCCTCGTACAAGTACCCGCGGATCGTGAAGATCGTCGAGTCGCTGCCGATGACCGCGACCGGCAAGCTGCTCAAGCGCGAACTGAGCTGA
- a CDS encoding glutamate ABC transporter substrate-binding protein, giving the protein MMRTRLAPIAVVVALLFGAAGCAGDSSPRYDAASPTPKPGASAGGADSSGTSKPAVPSCNPRASLRPTGALPAPGQMPAGTWMAEIKKRGRVILGTSQDTLLFSSRNPFNGKVEGFDVDMGRMVAQAIFGDPNKLQIKVIGYDQRVNAVLKGDVDLVADTMTVNCARKVDVDFSSIYYDAGQKVLVKKDSTAKSIEEMGGKRICAATGSTSYDNIGKVNSNPPPIAVAKPSFGDCLVAFQQNEVDAISTDDTILAGMEAQDPYAKVIGNRITQEPYGMAISKQHPEFTRFVNAVLEKSRQDGTWAKTYERWLGGKAPQPPAAQYQ; this is encoded by the coding sequence ATGATGCGAACCCGTCTGGCCCCGATCGCGGTCGTGGTGGCCCTGCTGTTCGGCGCGGCCGGCTGCGCCGGTGACTCGTCGCCGCGCTACGACGCGGCCAGTCCCACCCCCAAGCCCGGCGCGAGCGCGGGCGGCGCGGATTCGTCCGGCACCTCGAAGCCAGCGGTGCCGAGCTGCAACCCCCGGGCCAGCCTGCGCCCGACCGGCGCACTGCCGGCGCCGGGCCAGATGCCGGCCGGCACCTGGATGGCCGAGATCAAGAAGCGGGGCCGGGTGATCCTCGGCACCAGCCAGGACACGTTGTTGTTCAGCTCCCGCAATCCGTTCAACGGCAAGGTCGAGGGGTTTGACGTGGACATGGGCCGGATGGTGGCCCAGGCGATCTTCGGCGACCCGAACAAACTACAGATCAAGGTCATTGGGTACGACCAACGCGTCAACGCCGTGCTCAAGGGCGACGTGGACCTGGTCGCCGACACGATGACGGTGAACTGCGCCCGCAAGGTGGACGTCGACTTCTCCTCGATCTACTACGACGCCGGGCAGAAGGTGCTGGTCAAGAAGGACTCGACGGCCAAGAGCATCGAGGAGATGGGCGGCAAGCGGATCTGCGCGGCGACCGGCTCGACGTCGTACGACAACATCGGCAAGGTGAACAGCAACCCGCCGCCGATCGCGGTCGCGAAGCCGAGTTTCGGGGACTGCCTGGTCGCGTTCCAGCAGAACGAGGTGGACGCCATCTCCACCGACGACACCATCCTGGCCGGGATGGAGGCCCAGGACCCGTATGCGAAGGTGATCGGCAACCGAATCACCCAGGAGCCGTACGGGATGGCGATCAGCAAGCAGCACCCGGAGTTCACCCGGTTCGTCAACGCGGTGCTGGAGAAGTCCCGGCAGGACGGGACCTGGGCGAAGACCTACGAGCGGTGGCTGGGCGGCAAGGCCCCGCAGCCACCGGCGGCGCAGTACCAATGA
- a CDS encoding serine/threonine-protein kinase, translating into MKCQRNCPGTIEDGYCDTCGLAPAKTEQPAKTEQSAQIAQTASAPQIAQKPTGKCRRDGCDGTIEDGYCDTCGLAPVDKAPQNTPKSQPQVPKQRTETQSSSRTTGTGALSTRTGGSRRGSGRTGSSRRFGSGLVEIAPIAKVDPASTLMANPEVPESKRYCAKCNNPVGRSRGDRPGRTSGFCPHCGESFNFTPKLVKGDVVGGQYEVAGALAHGGLGWVYLAVDLNVSRRWVVMKGLLNSSDEDALAAALAEQRFLAEVEHPNIVKIYNFVEHDGAGYIVMEYVGGKSLKDMLKQRRDANGGDADPLPLDQALEFLIEIMPAFAYLHERGLIFCDFKPDNVIQSGDQMKLIDLGGVVHIDDQEAAIYGTVGFQAPEMATDGPSIASDLYTIGRTLAVLTTDFRGYQSTFKETLPDRDSFEVYQQHEAFYRLVDRATRPHPDDRFVDSAEMQEQMLGVLRQVVAAQGAPKPAASKVFTGELRTDLKSDAPRWQDLPTPLIDLTDPAAGFLASITVTDPAEVLALLKHAPQETTEVRLRAMRAEIDLAARHGFFGDAQQARERFAAVDGQDWRLAWYDGLLALANQDWAAALSRFDAVWAALPGELAPQLAMGFAEELAGQHKTAAGYYDVVSRTDPAYTTAAAGLARCRLANGDRAGAVEAYQRVPGTSSAYAISQVGAVRALVRAHPVAQVDVKSLADAAALIERLEVERAQLAELRAELLEQALTSLRGGFKIPAAVLGGAKTGDTGEKDVRFALEDAYREMARAAHGSDKIRLVDLANAARPRTRT; encoded by the coding sequence ATGAAATGCCAGCGGAACTGTCCCGGGACCATCGAAGACGGCTACTGCGACACCTGCGGGCTCGCCCCGGCCAAAACCGAGCAACCAGCCAAAACCGAACAATCGGCGCAAATCGCCCAGACGGCCAGCGCGCCGCAAATCGCGCAAAAGCCCACCGGCAAGTGCCGTCGCGACGGCTGCGACGGCACCATCGAGGACGGCTACTGCGACACCTGCGGCCTGGCCCCGGTGGACAAAGCTCCGCAGAACACCCCGAAGAGCCAGCCCCAGGTCCCGAAGCAACGAACCGAGACCCAGAGCTCGTCCCGCACCACCGGCACCGGCGCGCTGTCCACCCGTACCGGGGGAAGTCGCCGCGGCAGCGGCCGCACGGGCTCGAGCCGCCGCTTCGGCAGCGGCCTGGTCGAGATCGCCCCGATCGCCAAGGTCGACCCGGCCAGCACCCTGATGGCGAACCCCGAGGTCCCGGAGTCCAAGCGCTACTGCGCCAAGTGCAACAACCCGGTCGGCCGCTCGCGCGGGGACCGCCCGGGCCGCACCTCCGGCTTCTGCCCGCACTGCGGCGAGAGCTTCAACTTCACCCCGAAGCTGGTCAAGGGCGACGTCGTCGGCGGGCAGTACGAGGTGGCCGGCGCCCTGGCCCACGGCGGTCTGGGCTGGGTCTACCTGGCCGTCGACCTGAACGTGTCGAGGCGCTGGGTGGTGATGAAGGGCCTGCTCAACTCCAGCGACGAGGACGCCCTGGCGGCGGCGCTGGCCGAGCAGCGGTTCCTGGCCGAGGTCGAGCACCCGAACATCGTCAAGATCTACAACTTCGTCGAGCACGACGGCGCCGGCTACATCGTGATGGAGTACGTCGGCGGCAAGTCGCTCAAGGACATGCTCAAGCAGCGCCGGGACGCCAACGGCGGGGACGCCGACCCGCTGCCGCTGGACCAGGCCCTGGAATTCCTGATCGAGATCATGCCGGCCTTCGCCTACCTGCACGAGCGGGGCCTGATCTTCTGCGACTTCAAGCCGGACAACGTGATCCAGTCCGGTGACCAGATGAAGCTGATCGACCTCGGCGGCGTCGTGCACATCGACGACCAGGAGGCGGCGATCTACGGCACGGTCGGCTTCCAGGCCCCGGAGATGGCCACCGACGGCCCGTCGATCGCCTCCGACCTGTACACGATCGGCCGCACCCTGGCCGTGCTGACCACCGACTTCCGCGGCTACCAGAGCACGTTCAAGGAGACCCTGCCGGACCGCGACTCGTTCGAGGTCTACCAGCAGCACGAGGCGTTCTACCGGCTGGTCGACCGGGCCACCCGCCCGCACCCGGACGACCGGTTCGTGGACTCGGCCGAGATGCAGGAGCAGATGCTCGGCGTGCTCCGCCAGGTCGTCGCGGCGCAGGGCGCCCCGAAGCCGGCCGCCTCCAAGGTGTTCACCGGCGAGCTGCGCACCGATCTGAAGTCGGACGCGCCGCGCTGGCAGGACCTGCCGACCCCGCTGATCGACCTGACCGACCCGGCGGCCGGCTTCCTCGCCTCGATCACCGTGACCGATCCGGCCGAGGTGCTGGCCCTGCTCAAGCACGCCCCGCAGGAGACCACCGAGGTGCGGCTGCGGGCGATGCGGGCGGAGATCGACCTGGCCGCGCGGCACGGCTTCTTCGGCGACGCGCAGCAGGCCCGCGAGCGGTTCGCCGCGGTCGACGGCCAGGACTGGCGGCTGGCCTGGTACGACGGCCTGCTCGCGCTGGCGAACCAGGACTGGGCGGCGGCGCTGTCCCGGTTCGACGCGGTCTGGGCGGCGCTGCCGGGCGAGCTCGCGCCGCAGCTGGCGATGGGTTTCGCCGAGGAGCTGGCCGGGCAGCACAAGACCGCGGCCGGCTACTACGACGTGGTCAGCCGCACCGATCCGGCCTACACCACGGCGGCGGCCGGGCTGGCCCGCTGCCGGCTCGCGAACGGCGACCGGGCCGGCGCGGTGGAGGCCTACCAGCGGGTGCCGGGCACCTCCTCGGCCTACGCGATCTCCCAGGTCGGCGCGGTGCGGGCGTTGGTCCGCGCGCATCCGGTGGCCCAGGTCGACGTGAAGTCGCTGGCCGACGCGGCGGCGCTGATCGAACGGCTCGAGGTGGAGCGGGCGCAGCTCGCCGAGCTCCGCGCCGAGCTGCTGGAGCAGGCGCTGACGTCGCTGCGCGGCGGTTTCAAGATTCCGGCGGCGGTGCTCGGGGGTGCCAAGACCGGCGACACCGGGGAGAAGGACGTGCGGTTCGCGCTGGAGGACGCCTATCGCGAGATGGCCCGCGCCGCGCACGGATCGGACAAGATCCGCCTGGTCGACCTGGCGAACGCGGCCCGGCCGCGCACGCGCACCTGA
- a CDS encoding PP2C family serine/threonine-protein phosphatase: MILTECDSCAEGRASGASFCEACGRLLNETAVGEAANSATAGEAADKPAGDGPLSGAGPSSGEAASIDGTDAAPARRTGRDCPNCGATGAVDTDGYCEECGLLAGRPRDHTEADGDVVAAAVSDRGRRHHRNEDAMWLAVGADAADIVVCDGVSSSFDPDVASEIAAKTAGELLARAPHPADPTPRDETADAGGTSDATGVDAATAVPSQSDEPEAKDQPEAIGGPEATVDLAAEPPDPALPIAEVVGMAIQGAGQSVATLVDGGDPRRRASNPACTIVAAAVRGPHVGFGWVGDSRAYWVTAAGPAEQLTEDDSWARHVIAMGADPRVAMNDPKAHAITAWLGADAGPILPHIGAFTARTPGHLVLCSDGLWNYLTDPADFGDAVRSALKLATGPRPLLEAARALVTYANSAGGADNITVAIVPVHPLPEADAESDAETQPIKSATSDNEPSEA; encoded by the coding sequence TTGATTCTGACCGAGTGCGACTCCTGTGCTGAGGGGCGCGCCTCCGGCGCTTCGTTCTGCGAGGCCTGCGGTCGCCTGCTGAACGAGACGGCCGTCGGCGAAGCCGCGAATTCAGCAACCGCCGGCGAAGCCGCCGACAAACCCGCGGGTGACGGTCCGCTGTCCGGTGCCGGTCCGTCCTCCGGCGAGGCCGCTTCGATTGACGGTACGGACGCAGCCCCCGCCCGCCGGACCGGCCGGGACTGCCCGAACTGCGGTGCCACCGGCGCCGTCGACACGGACGGCTACTGCGAGGAGTGCGGCCTGCTCGCCGGGCGCCCGCGCGACCACACCGAGGCGGACGGTGACGTGGTCGCGGCCGCGGTCAGCGACCGGGGCCGGCGTCACCACCGCAACGAGGACGCGATGTGGCTGGCGGTCGGGGCGGACGCGGCCGACATCGTGGTCTGCGACGGCGTCTCGTCGTCGTTCGACCCGGACGTGGCCTCGGAGATCGCCGCGAAGACGGCCGGCGAGCTGCTCGCCCGGGCCCCGCACCCGGCCGACCCGACCCCACGGGACGAGACCGCCGACGCCGGCGGGACGAGCGACGCGACCGGGGTCGACGCGGCCACCGCCGTACCGTCGCAATCGGACGAACCGGAAGCAAAGGACCAGCCGGAAGCGATCGGCGGACCGGAAGCGACGGTGGATCTCGCGGCGGAGCCGCCGGACCCGGCACTGCCGATCGCCGAGGTGGTCGGCATGGCGATCCAGGGCGCCGGCCAGTCGGTGGCCACCCTGGTCGACGGCGGCGACCCGCGCCGCCGGGCCTCGAACCCGGCGTGCACGATCGTCGCCGCCGCGGTCCGCGGGCCGCACGTCGGCTTCGGCTGGGTCGGCGACAGCCGCGCCTACTGGGTGACCGCCGCCGGTCCGGCCGAGCAGCTCACCGAGGACGACTCGTGGGCCCGGCACGTGATCGCGATGGGCGCCGACCCGCGGGTCGCGATGAACGACCCGAAGGCGCACGCGATCACCGCCTGGCTGGGCGCGGACGCCGGGCCGATCCTGCCGCACATCGGCGCGTTCACCGCGCGCACCCCCGGTCACCTGGTGCTCTGCAGCGACGGGCTGTGGAACTACCTGACCGATCCGGCCGACTTCGGCGACGCGGTGCGGTCGGCGCTGAAGCTGGCGACCGGCCCGCGGCCGCTGCTCGAGGCGGCGCGCGCGCTGGTGACGTACGCGAACTCGGCCGGCGGCGCCGACAACATCACGGTGGCCATCGTGCCGGTCCACCCCCTGCCCGAGGCGGACGCCGAAAGCGACGCCGAGACCCAGCCCATCAAGTCCGCGACCAGCGACAACGAGCCCAGCGAAGCATAA